One Dethiobacter alkaliphilus AHT 1 DNA window includes the following coding sequences:
- a CDS encoding ABC1 kinase family protein: protein MPKYRHLKRYRQIANSVVRHGFGHLLTHLGYSHLLPSVRRARKSETALLEYTRAQRLRMLLEDLGPTFVKFGQLLSTRPDLLPRDILDELTNLQDQVPSFPYSEVEAIIVRELGRPVEEAFHSFEKKPFAAASIGQVHRALLHNGRQVVVKVRRPNIVRQMKTDLEILRQAAKIADRRTPWGRIYNFEDIVQEVQRSVHDELDYLIEAENGERIRENLHTQENVIIPKIYWDFTTSAVLTMEMADGIKLTHPEKLKEAGHDPEQIVRDLVEVMFTQIFQHGLFHADPHPGNLAVDKDGKLIFMDFGIVGRLRGERKRQFILFLLGTISHNPRQLVRALSGMGVLSRRIDRKELLRDAERLMDKYLDTPLKRINLGQAVSEIFALAYEYHIRIPAEFTLLGKTIMTLEGVIEDLDKDLVLIELLRPYSNRLIRERFSYRLIKETAFEQFFETTDFVFSLPRRLNDMFDRVDTEGIPIQLNYPDIDRTFLHLDRLANRLSFSIVLLAFSIIMAGLIIGSGLVASITGTPLLWRIPIIEIGFFLASAMAGWLFWAIYRSGKL from the coding sequence ATGCCAAAGTACCGTCATCTCAAACGTTATCGCCAAATTGCCAACAGTGTGGTGCGCCACGGATTCGGCCACCTGCTTACCCACTTGGGCTATTCTCATTTACTGCCCTCGGTTCGCCGTGCCCGTAAAAGTGAAACAGCTTTACTTGAATATACCCGGGCTCAACGGCTGCGGATGCTCTTGGAGGATTTAGGCCCAACATTTGTCAAATTCGGGCAACTTCTTTCCACCAGGCCGGATTTACTGCCCCGCGATATTCTCGACGAGCTGACTAACCTGCAGGACCAGGTCCCCTCCTTTCCGTATTCAGAGGTAGAAGCAATTATTGTCAGGGAACTTGGCCGCCCTGTAGAAGAAGCATTCCACTCCTTTGAAAAAAAGCCCTTTGCCGCCGCCTCCATAGGCCAGGTTCACCGGGCTCTTCTTCATAACGGCCGACAGGTGGTGGTTAAAGTCCGCCGCCCCAATATTGTGCGCCAAATGAAAACGGACCTGGAAATTCTCCGGCAGGCAGCAAAAATTGCCGACCGCCGCACTCCCTGGGGCCGCATCTATAACTTTGAAGACATTGTCCAGGAAGTACAACGCTCGGTCCATGACGAGTTGGATTATCTTATTGAAGCTGAAAACGGAGAACGCATCAGGGAAAACCTCCACACCCAGGAAAACGTCATTATCCCCAAAATCTACTGGGATTTCACCACTTCCGCGGTATTAACCATGGAAATGGCAGACGGTATTAAACTGACCCATCCAGAAAAATTAAAAGAAGCCGGCCACGACCCGGAACAAATAGTCCGGGATCTGGTAGAAGTGATGTTTACCCAGATTTTCCAACACGGACTTTTTCACGCGGACCCGCATCCGGGCAACCTGGCCGTGGATAAAGACGGCAAGCTTATTTTTATGGACTTTGGCATTGTGGGCCGCCTGCGGGGAGAACGTAAACGGCAATTTATATTATTCTTACTGGGAACCATCAGCCATAATCCACGCCAGTTGGTTCGGGCCTTATCCGGCATGGGTGTACTGTCCCGCCGCATTGACCGCAAAGAATTGCTCCGTGATGCGGAGCGCCTGATGGATAAATATCTGGACACCCCGCTTAAACGCATTAATTTGGGGCAAGCGGTATCGGAGATATTTGCCCTGGCCTATGAGTACCATATCCGTATTCCGGCGGAATTTACTCTGCTTGGCAAAACCATCATGACTTTGGAAGGGGTCATTGAAGACCTGGACAAAGACCTGGTCCTCATTGAGCTATTGCGCCCCTATTCTAACCGGTTGATTCGGGAAAGGTTCTCCTACCGGCTAATCAAAGAAACTGCCTTTGAACAGTTTTTTGAAACCACCGATTTTGTATTTTCCCTGCCCCGCAGGCTAAACGATATGTTTGACCGGGTAGATACGGAAGGAATCCCCATACAACTCAACTACCCCGACATTGACCGGACCTTTCTCCACCTGGACCGCCTGGCCAACCGGCTTAGCTTCAGCATCGTCCTGTTGGCTTTTAGCATTATCATGGCCGGCCTGATTATCGGCTCAGGCCTGGTGGCCTCCATCACCGGCACGCCGCTTCTCTGGCGGATTCCCATCATTGAAATAGGATTTTTCCTGGCCAGCGCCATGGCCGGCTGGCTCTTCTGGGCCATCTACCGCAGCGGCAAACTCTAA
- a CDS encoding sigma-54-dependent Fis family transcriptional regulator, which produces MAKLWQRFVNGEQTDEEPDSVILRSWHRCRENRLDFQQVARNDLLPANLLQQRVEENEELLQAAKDVLPFLIRYLKGREFIVLLCDHDGYVLKALGHPTFLSKAQTVALSPGANWREEAKGTNAIGTALSERQAVKVLGWEHYVRENHFLNCWAAPIKDARGELLGVLDISGACGITDERLCELVLMGTRMIEQNLHVNELQNSYRFCSAGIKMASQMLRDGFVTINNRGEITEINDAGVYMLGKRREDVLGRPAAEVFESKTNVAFYGEGQKLPVSESGTPLQSSFNQVKDEKGDFLGAVGVLQPTLQQKEQTFWLGRSEETKKSFQNGAKAASTLSTVLIQGESGTGKEVMARYVHQMSPRHRGPFVALNCAAIPQTLIESELFGYADGSFTGAKKGGQPGKFEMAQNGTIFLDEVGDMPHNVQATLLRVLQEKEIYRIGDTKTRKVNARIIAATNQDLKKLVDEGRFRLDLYYRLKVVTLNIPPLRERSEDILDLVPYFVHKACAEQGRSAMAVSDALYKRLLAYGWPGNIRELQNCVESMVALAEGNVLGEDDLPLEVASATMAEDTCSLLEKQTRQVILEALDKTKGKIAPAARMLGIGRTTLYRKMEEYNIKG; this is translated from the coding sequence ATGGCCAAGCTGTGGCAACGTTTTGTAAACGGGGAGCAGACTGACGAAGAGCCTGACTCTGTGATACTGCGCTCTTGGCACCGATGCCGGGAAAACCGCTTGGATTTTCAGCAAGTGGCCCGCAATGATCTTTTGCCTGCGAACCTTTTACAGCAAAGGGTCGAGGAGAATGAGGAACTGCTGCAGGCAGCCAAGGATGTACTGCCGTTTCTTATCCGTTATCTTAAGGGAAGAGAGTTCATTGTACTGCTTTGCGATCATGACGGTTATGTTTTAAAGGCTCTGGGACATCCCACTTTTTTGAGCAAAGCGCAAACAGTTGCCCTGTCTCCCGGTGCCAACTGGCGGGAAGAAGCTAAAGGAACCAATGCCATCGGTACCGCATTGTCGGAGCGCCAGGCTGTGAAGGTTCTTGGCTGGGAGCATTATGTCCGGGAAAACCATTTTCTCAATTGTTGGGCGGCCCCCATTAAGGATGCCCGGGGAGAACTGCTGGGTGTGTTGGATATTTCCGGCGCCTGCGGTATTACCGATGAGCGCCTTTGTGAACTGGTTCTGATGGGAACCAGGATGATTGAGCAAAACCTCCATGTCAACGAATTGCAGAACAGTTACCGTTTTTGCAGCGCAGGGATTAAGATGGCCTCCCAGATGCTCAGGGACGGCTTTGTTACCATTAATAACCGCGGCGAAATTACCGAAATTAACGATGCCGGGGTTTATATGCTGGGCAAGCGCCGGGAAGATGTGTTGGGACGGCCCGCTGCCGAAGTTTTTGAATCAAAGACCAATGTTGCTTTTTATGGAGAGGGACAGAAACTGCCGGTGTCTGAATCCGGGACTCCTCTGCAGTCAAGTTTCAATCAGGTAAAAGATGAGAAGGGCGATTTTCTTGGAGCTGTGGGGGTGCTGCAGCCCACATTGCAGCAAAAAGAGCAAACATTTTGGCTGGGGCGCAGCGAGGAGACAAAAAAATCATTTCAAAATGGTGCCAAGGCTGCTTCCACCTTGTCCACTGTGCTGATTCAGGGGGAAAGCGGTACCGGCAAGGAAGTGATGGCCCGTTATGTTCATCAAATGAGTCCGCGCCACCGCGGCCCGTTTGTGGCCTTAAATTGTGCTGCAATTCCACAAACACTGATTGAAAGTGAGCTGTTCGGCTATGCCGATGGTTCCTTTACCGGAGCAAAAAAGGGCGGACAGCCGGGCAAGTTCGAGATGGCTCAGAACGGGACCATTTTTTTGGATGAGGTGGGGGATATGCCCCACAATGTCCAGGCTACCTTGCTGCGTGTTCTCCAGGAAAAAGAGATTTACCGCATTGGCGATACCAAAACACGCAAGGTAAACGCGCGGATAATTGCCGCTACAAATCAGGACTTAAAAAAGCTGGTGGATGAAGGGCGGTTCCGTCTCGATTTATACTACAGGCTAAAAGTGGTGACGCTGAACATTCCTCCTCTGCGTGAACGCTCTGAGGATATACTTGACCTGGTTCCCTACTTCGTACATAAAGCCTGTGCAGAACAGGGGCGTAGCGCAATGGCTGTCTCCGATGCGCTGTACAAAAGGTTGTTGGCCTATGGCTGGCCCGGAAACATACGGGAGCTGCAAAACTGTGTGGAAAGCATGGTGGCCCTGGCGGAGGGCAACGTGCTTGGCGAAGATGATCTGCCATTGGAGGTTGCCAGTGCCACCATGGCCGAAGATACATGCTCTCTTTTGGAAAAGCAGACCAGGCAGGTGATTCTTGAAGCCCTGGATAAAACAAAGGGAAAAATTGCCCCTGCCGCCAGGATGCTGGGGATAGGCAGGACAACTCTGTATCGCAAAATGGAAGAGTATAATATTAAGGGTTGA
- a CDS encoding molybdopterin molybdotransferase MoeA, giving the protein MLTVLSVKDAKERILSAVTAQTHCTTVPLPDATERVLARSVAAQHDLPTFPRSTMDGYAVRAKDTFGASESMPALFDVAGEVMMGQAPPAAVAAGQALRIATGGMLPEGSDAVVMVEHTEDLGGATLAVNRAVAPGENTIARGEDIKAGETILPAGHILRPQDIGALAAMGQVMIDVAQKPRVAILSTGDELVMPDMEPKEGQIRDINSYLLSAWAQRCGAEPSRLGIIPDTAEELLNALQNTGDYDCVILSGGSSAGTRDHTASCIDQLGKPGVLFHGVSMRPGKPLIFGVVDGKPYFGLSGNPTSAMVGFLLFVRPLLLQMAGAVERNPVITARAERNLSSASGREDYIRAALYEQEGQLWARPILGQANLISTVVRGDALLRIPQNSEGIEAGDTVEVMLI; this is encoded by the coding sequence ATGCTAACCGTACTTAGTGTGAAAGATGCTAAAGAAAGAATCTTATCAGCTGTTACAGCACAGACCCATTGCACCACAGTCCCCTTACCGGATGCCACGGAGCGGGTTCTGGCAAGGTCGGTTGCAGCACAGCATGATTTGCCCACGTTTCCCCGATCCACCATGGACGGCTATGCCGTCAGGGCCAAAGATACGTTTGGAGCGTCGGAGTCTATGCCGGCGCTTTTCGATGTGGCAGGGGAAGTTATGATGGGGCAGGCCCCTCCTGCTGCTGTGGCAGCAGGACAAGCCCTGCGTATTGCCACCGGCGGCATGTTGCCGGAAGGCTCTGATGCGGTGGTTATGGTGGAACATACTGAAGATTTGGGTGGGGCTACCCTGGCAGTAAACCGTGCGGTGGCACCGGGAGAAAACACCATCGCCCGCGGTGAAGATATCAAGGCGGGGGAAACTATCCTGCCTGCAGGACACATACTCAGGCCGCAGGATATAGGAGCACTGGCTGCCATGGGCCAGGTGATGATTGATGTGGCTCAAAAACCGCGGGTGGCTATCTTGTCCACCGGTGATGAGTTGGTAATGCCGGACATGGAGCCCAAAGAAGGACAGATCAGAGATATTAATTCCTACTTATTGTCTGCCTGGGCACAGCGCTGCGGTGCTGAACCGAGCCGCCTGGGAATTATTCCCGACACAGCAGAAGAACTGCTAAATGCGCTGCAAAATACCGGAGACTATGATTGCGTCATTCTCTCCGGCGGCAGCTCCGCAGGGACCCGTGATCATACCGCATCCTGCATTGACCAGTTGGGCAAGCCGGGAGTGCTTTTTCACGGAGTATCCATGCGCCCGGGAAAACCGCTGATTTTTGGTGTGGTGGACGGCAAGCCTTATTTTGGCCTGTCAGGTAACCCCACATCCGCCATGGTGGGTTTTCTCCTGTTTGTCAGGCCGCTGTTGTTACAGATGGCCGGCGCTGTGGAGAGAAACCCTGTTATTACCGCCAGAGCGGAGCGTAATCTTTCTTCTGCCAGCGGCCGGGAAGATTATATTCGGGCCGCACTTTATGAACAGGAAGGGCAGTTGTGGGCCCGTCCCATTCTTGGGCAGGCCAACCTGATCTCCACGGTGGTTCGTGGCGATGCGCTGCTGCGGATTCCACAAAACAGTGAGGGCATTGAGGCCGGCGATACAGTGGAAGTAATGTTAATTTAA
- a CDS encoding molybdopterin biosynthesis protein: MKEKRRRYLHNTSIEDALNLFFQKGWQETAGETVEVTAAVGRVTAQAVFAKISSPHYHAAAMDGVAVRSQDTVGAAETAPKRLRLNEQAFPVDTGNALPAGCDAVIMAEDITEFAEEVEITASVAPWQHVRPIGEDIVATEMLLPAGHRLSGVDAGALLAGGITQVEVRKQPKVTVIPTGNELVTPGTPPGPGQIIEYNSTVFSALVSEWGGEPLRHDIVRDNFDQILEAVANAAQNSDVVLINAGSSAGRRDYTADVVAQLGEVLVHGVAVRPGKPVILGVVEKTPVIGVPGYPVSAVVALEIFLKPLLYRLQGLAEPARPTLRSVFSRQVTSPLSAEEWVRVKVGRVGERYVATPLSRGSGVITSLVRADGIVRIPQQKEGLVAGEEVDVELLRAPDHIDRTVVCIGSHDLTLDILGDLLSRTYPGHTLSSAHVGSTGGIMALRRKEAHLAGVHLLHEETGQYNIPFLKQFLPDVPVTLVTLVEREQGLMVPAGNPKGIADIEDLTRPDVSFVNRQRGAGTRLLLDARLKEKGISAEAISGYDREEYTHLSVAAAVAAGSADTGLGVAAAAKSLGLDFIPLAKERYDLAIPQASLQDENVIKLLEVARSTEFKQTVDGLDGYHTDKTGEIAYQGE, translated from the coding sequence GTGAAAGAGAAACGAAGACGCTATCTACATAATACTTCCATCGAGGATGCACTGAATTTGTTTTTTCAAAAGGGCTGGCAGGAGACAGCCGGCGAGACCGTGGAGGTTACCGCTGCGGTGGGCAGGGTTACTGCTCAGGCTGTTTTTGCCAAAATTTCTTCCCCCCATTATCACGCCGCAGCCATGGATGGGGTGGCTGTGCGATCACAGGATACGGTGGGGGCCGCCGAAACAGCACCGAAGCGTCTGCGCCTAAATGAGCAGGCCTTTCCCGTGGATACAGGTAATGCTCTCCCCGCAGGCTGTGATGCGGTGATTATGGCGGAGGATATCACTGAGTTTGCAGAGGAAGTGGAAATTACCGCCTCCGTGGCACCGTGGCAGCATGTGAGGCCAATAGGTGAAGATATTGTGGCTACAGAGATGCTTTTGCCCGCAGGGCACCGCTTGAGCGGTGTGGATGCCGGTGCGTTACTGGCCGGCGGCATAACCCAGGTAGAGGTGCGCAAGCAGCCTAAGGTTACCGTGATTCCCACCGGCAACGAGCTGGTCACGCCGGGCACTCCTCCCGGACCGGGCCAGATAATTGAGTATAATTCCACCGTGTTTAGTGCGCTGGTGTCTGAGTGGGGCGGTGAGCCCCTCAGGCATGATATCGTCAGAGACAACTTTGACCAGATACTTGAGGCGGTGGCAAATGCGGCCCAAAACAGCGATGTGGTCTTAATTAATGCCGGCTCATCTGCCGGGCGCCGCGACTATACGGCGGATGTGGTGGCCCAACTGGGGGAGGTACTGGTACATGGCGTGGCAGTACGCCCCGGAAAGCCGGTGATTCTCGGCGTAGTGGAGAAAACACCGGTTATTGGCGTGCCCGGCTATCCGGTATCGGCGGTGGTGGCGCTGGAAATATTCTTAAAGCCCCTTTTATATCGTTTACAGGGTTTGGCTGAGCCGGCCCGTCCCACGCTGCGTTCGGTATTTTCCCGCCAGGTGACATCTCCTTTATCTGCGGAAGAGTGGGTGCGGGTCAAGGTGGGACGGGTGGGTGAGCGCTATGTGGCCACCCCGCTGTCCCGAGGCTCCGGGGTGATAACTTCACTGGTGCGGGCCGACGGTATTGTGCGGATTCCGCAGCAAAAGGAAGGGTTGGTGGCCGGCGAGGAAGTGGATGTGGAGCTTTTAAGGGCGCCGGACCATATTGACCGTACCGTGGTTTGTATTGGCAGCCATGACCTGACACTGGATATTCTGGGAGACTTGTTGAGCCGGACATACCCAGGCCATACACTGTCCTCAGCCCATGTGGGCAGTACCGGCGGGATTATGGCGCTGAGGCGCAAAGAAGCGCATTTGGCCGGAGTGCATCTGCTGCACGAGGAAACCGGTCAGTATAATATACCGTTTCTTAAGCAGTTTTTGCCGGATGTGCCGGTGACGCTGGTAACCCTGGTGGAGCGGGAGCAGGGTTTAATGGTCCCGGCGGGCAACCCCAAAGGGATTGCCGATATTGAGGATCTGACACGACCCGATGTTTCTTTTGTTAACCGGCAGCGAGGTGCCGGTACCCGTTTACTATTGGATGCCCGTTTAAAGGAGAAAGGGATTTCCGCCGAGGCCATTTCCGGTTATGACCGTGAAGAATACACCCATCTGTCGGTGGCGGCGGCGGTGGCCGCCGGTTCCGCCGATACCGGTTTAGGTGTGGCGGCGGCAGCCAAATCATTGGGTCTGGACTTTATACCGTTGGCCAAAGAGCGCTACGATCTGGCCATTCCTCAGGCTTCTCTCCAGGATGAGAACGTGATCAAACTGTTGGAAGTGGCGCGCTCCACTGAATTTAAACAGACGGTGGACGGGCTGGACGGGTATCATACCGACAAAACGGGTGAAATTGCTTATCAGGGAGAGTGA
- a CDS encoding MogA/MoaB family molybdenum cofactor biosynthesis protein, whose product MKQFSVAVLTASDKGSRGEREDESGRVIHEMIAEAGGEVVAYDVVPDDYNTLKDKLVEYTDEHKVNLVLTTGGTGLSPRDNTPEATLSVIEKQVPGIAEAMRAFGLQKTPHAMLSRAVCGLRRRTLIVNLPGSPRAVRENLGVVLPAIPHAVHVLCGEASECASLRKNDA is encoded by the coding sequence ATGAAACAGTTTAGTGTAGCAGTGCTAACTGCCAGCGATAAGGGTTCCCGCGGCGAGCGGGAGGATGAAAGTGGGCGCGTAATCCATGAAATGATTGCAGAAGCCGGCGGTGAGGTGGTGGCCTACGATGTGGTGCCCGATGACTATAATACTTTAAAAGACAAGTTGGTGGAATATACCGATGAGCATAAAGTGAATTTGGTGCTTACCACAGGCGGTACCGGGCTGAGTCCCAGAGATAATACGCCGGAAGCCACCCTGTCTGTCATTGAAAAACAGGTGCCCGGCATAGCCGAAGCAATGCGGGCCTTTGGGTTGCAAAAAACACCCCATGCCATGCTCTCCCGGGCAGTTTGCGGCCTGCGGCGGCGGACTTTAATTGTTAATCTGCCCGGCAGTCCCCGGGCGGTACGGGAGAATCTGGGCGTTGTTCTGCCCGCCATTCCCCATGCGGTGCATGTGCTTTGTGGCGAGGCCAGTGAATGTGCTTCTCTGCGTAAAAATGATGCATAA
- the groES gene encoding co-chaperone GroES: protein MNIKPLADRVVIKVMEAEEKTASGLVLPEKAKEKPQEGEVVAAGGGRILENGTRVEMDVKVGDRVLFSKYAGTEIKVDGEEYLIMRQDDILGKLA, encoded by the coding sequence ATGAACATTAAACCCCTAGCAGATCGAGTAGTCATTAAGGTGATGGAGGCTGAAGAGAAGACAGCCAGCGGCTTGGTTCTGCCTGAGAAGGCCAAGGAAAAGCCCCAGGAAGGCGAAGTTGTCGCCGCCGGCGGCGGTCGCATCCTGGAAAATGGCACCCGTGTGGAAATGGATGTAAAAGTGGGAGACCGTGTCCTGTTTTCCAAGTATGCCGGCACAGAAATCAAAGTTGATGGCGAGGAATACTTAATCATGCGTCAGGATGATATCCTGGGCAAGCTGGCTTAA
- the groL gene encoding chaperonin GroEL (60 kDa chaperone family; promotes refolding of misfolded polypeptides especially under stressful conditions; forms two stacked rings of heptamers to form a barrel-shaped 14mer; ends can be capped by GroES; misfolded proteins enter the barrel where they are refolded when GroES binds), which translates to MAKDIKFREEARRALESGVNQLADTVKVTLGPKGRNVVLDKKFGAPLITNDGVTIAREIELEDAFENLGAQLVKEVATKTQDIAGDGTTTATLLAQAIIREGIKNVTAGANPMAIKRGIEKAVKVAVEEIKTQSKPVETKEAIAQVAAISADDKEIGGLIAEAMEKVGKDGVITVEESKGFTTDLNVVEGMQFDRGYISPYMVTDHEKMEAVLDEPYILMTDRKIGNIQEVLPVLEKVVQSGKPLLLIAEDVEGEALATLVVNKLRGTFNCVAVKAPGFGDRRKAMLQDVAILTGGTVVSEELGIEMKNVDMEMLGRARQVRVTKEETVLVDGSGEPAEIQKRVAQIRAQIEESTSEFDKEKLQERLAKLAGGVAVIEVGAATEVEMKEKKLRIEDALSATRAAVEEGIVSGGGTAYINALGALEKVDAEGDEATGVSIITRALEEPVRQIAHNAGLEGSVIVEKLKTEAPGVGYNAATGVYVNMIDAGIVDPAKVTRSALQNAASISAMFLTTEAVVTDLPDENGGGAPAMPQMPPM; encoded by the coding sequence ATGGCCAAAGATATTAAGTTTCGCGAAGAAGCCCGTCGTGCGCTGGAAAGTGGCGTTAATCAACTGGCAGACACCGTTAAGGTAACCTTAGGGCCCAAAGGCCGCAACGTGGTGTTGGACAAGAAGTTCGGTGCTCCCCTGATTACTAACGACGGTGTTACCATTGCCCGTGAAATCGAACTGGAAGATGCATTTGAAAATTTGGGTGCGCAGTTGGTTAAGGAAGTTGCCACCAAAACTCAGGATATTGCCGGTGACGGTACCACCACCGCTACCCTGTTGGCCCAGGCCATCATTCGTGAAGGAATTAAGAACGTTACCGCCGGTGCCAATCCCATGGCCATCAAACGCGGTATCGAGAAGGCTGTTAAAGTGGCTGTGGAGGAAATTAAAACTCAGTCCAAGCCTGTGGAAACCAAGGAAGCCATCGCTCAGGTAGCTGCCATTTCTGCCGACGATAAAGAAATCGGCGGCCTGATTGCCGAAGCCATGGAAAAAGTTGGTAAAGATGGCGTTATCACCGTGGAAGAATCCAAAGGCTTTACCACCGATCTCAATGTGGTGGAAGGTATGCAGTTTGACCGTGGTTACATTTCTCCCTACATGGTTACCGACCATGAAAAAATGGAAGCAGTTCTGGATGAGCCCTACATCCTGATGACCGATCGCAAAATCGGCAACATCCAGGAAGTACTTCCCGTACTGGAGAAAGTTGTTCAGTCCGGCAAGCCCTTACTGCTTATTGCAGAAGATGTGGAAGGCGAAGCGCTGGCCACTCTGGTGGTTAACAAGCTGCGTGGCACCTTTAACTGTGTTGCCGTTAAAGCTCCCGGCTTTGGTGATCGTCGCAAAGCCATGCTGCAGGACGTTGCCATCTTAACCGGTGGTACTGTAGTATCCGAGGAACTGGGCATTGAAATGAAGAATGTGGATATGGAAATGCTGGGCCGTGCCCGTCAGGTTCGTGTAACCAAGGAAGAAACGGTTCTGGTGGACGGCTCCGGTGAACCGGCGGAAATCCAGAAGCGTGTTGCTCAGATCCGCGCTCAGATTGAAGAGAGCACCTCTGAGTTTGATAAAGAAAAGCTGCAGGAACGTCTGGCCAAGCTGGCCGGCGGCGTAGCCGTCATCGAAGTTGGTGCGGCAACGGAAGTGGAAATGAAAGAGAAGAAGCTGCGAATTGAAGACGCCCTGTCTGCTACCCGTGCAGCCGTTGAAGAAGGTATTGTATCCGGCGGCGGCACAGCCTACATCAATGCACTGGGTGCATTGGAGAAGGTAGATGCCGAAGGCGACGAAGCCACAGGTGTAAGCATCATTACCCGTGCTTTGGAAGAGCCGGTACGCCAGATTGCTCATAACGCCGGCCTGGAAGGTTCCGTAATCGTGGAAAAACTGAAGACGGAAGCTCCCGGAGTGGGCTACAACGCCGCCACAGGCGTATACGTAAACATGATTGATGCCGGTATCGTGGATCCGGCCAAAGTTACCCGTTCTGCTCTGCAGAATGCGGCCAGCATCTCTGCTATGTTCCTTACCACCGAGGCTGTTGTTACCGACCTGCCCGATGAAAACGGTGGCGGAGCACCCGCTATGCCGCAAATGCCCCCCATGTAA
- a CDS encoding GyrI-like domain-containing protein has translation MVKLDLTKELKELYRPSAKKVKLVNVPRMGFLMIDGEGDPNTAPRFRQAVKALYSLSHRLRFMVKQGRAAVDYKVMPLEGLWQTRDGAPLDPQNRDAFQWTLMIMQPDFVTPELFLEAREAVAKKKVPLLEDVRLDRYAEGLSAQILHIGFNSGKATVVDTIYRFAQEQGYEPTGCHHEIYLGDHRRTASEKRKTVIRYKVRKKE, from the coding sequence ATGGTGAAACTGGATCTGACCAAGGAGCTGAAAGAGCTATACAGGCCGTCGGCAAAAAAGGTCAAGCTGGTGAATGTGCCCAGGATGGGTTTTTTGATGATAGACGGAGAGGGTGACCCCAACACTGCGCCCCGGTTCAGGCAGGCGGTGAAAGCGCTCTACAGCCTGTCCCATCGCCTCAGATTTATGGTTAAACAGGGTAGGGCTGCGGTGGATTACAAGGTTATGCCTCTGGAAGGGTTATGGCAGACACGGGATGGAGCGCCCCTTGATCCACAAAACCGGGATGCCTTCCAGTGGACGCTGATGATTATGCAGCCTGACTTTGTTACACCGGAGTTGTTTTTGGAAGCCCGGGAAGCGGTGGCAAAGAAAAAAGTACCTCTATTAGAAGATGTTCGGCTGGATCGTTATGCCGAAGGATTGTCGGCCCAGATTCTGCATATTGGCTTCAATAGTGGAAAGGCTACTGTGGTTGACACCATTTACCGTTTTGCACAGGAGCAGGGCTATGAGCCCACAGGCTGCCACCATGAAATATACCTGGGGGATCACCGCCGCACAGCTTCTGAAAAACGCAAAACAGTTATTCGCTACAAGGTTAGGAAAAAAGAATAA
- a CDS encoding YczE/YyaS/YitT family protein codes for MSKKVKTLLRYTWILFGLFLMANGVVFLLRAHLGVSPWDVLHVGIAARTGLTVGRVIQLIGLMVVLLSWLLRVRPQVSTLLNMFFIGLFVDLVNSLSYIPQPATLWLKLISYVFGIAIFSLGTALYISGNRGAGPRDSLMLGLTRMTKLRVGTVRTALEVLVAIIGYFLGGPLGLGTVLFALLVGVFLEFSFKLIKQVKALPFWQSILS; via the coding sequence ATGAGCAAGAAAGTCAAAACACTGCTTCGCTATACATGGATTCTGTTTGGCCTTTTTTTAATGGCTAACGGGGTGGTCTTTTTATTACGGGCCCACCTGGGGGTTTCACCCTGGGATGTGCTGCATGTGGGCATAGCCGCTCGCACAGGGCTTACCGTAGGCAGGGTCATTCAGCTGATAGGTCTCATGGTGGTGCTTTTAAGCTGGTTGCTGCGTGTTCGGCCACAGGTGTCCACCCTGCTGAATATGTTTTTCATTGGTTTGTTTGTAGATCTGGTGAACAGTCTGAGCTATATCCCCCAGCCGGCAACATTATGGCTGAAGCTGATTAGCTACGTTTTTGGTATTGCCATCTTTAGTCTGGGAACCGCGCTGTATATCAGCGGCAACCGTGGTGCCGGTCCCCGGGACAGTTTGATGTTGGGTCTTACCCGGATGACAAAGCTGCGTGTGGGCACGGTCCGTACAGCTCTGGAAGTTCTGGTGGCCATTATCGGCTATTTTCTGGGCGGCCCGCTGGGCCTGGGGACAGTGCTTTTTGCTCTGCTTGTGGGAGTGTTTCTGGAATTTAGCTTCAAACTTATCAAGCAGGTTAAAGCATTGCCTTTTTGGCAAAGTATATTGTCTTAA